In Phacochoerus africanus isolate WHEZ1 chromosome 1, ROS_Pafr_v1, whole genome shotgun sequence, the following are encoded in one genomic region:
- the PAQR9 gene encoding membrane progestin receptor epsilon — MPRRLQPRSAGTKGPPGMTAAASEAASRSHPSASGDPAASAKPLLRWDEVPDDFVECFILSGYRRLPCTAQECLASVLKPTNETLNFWTHFIPLLLFLSKFCRLFFLSGRDVPFHHPWLLPLWCYASGVLLTFAMSCTAHVFSCLSLRLRAAFFYLDYASISYYGFGSTVAYYYYLLPGLSLLDARVMTPYVQQRLGWHVDCTGLIAAYRALVLPVAFVLAVACTVACCKSRTDWCSYPFALRTFVFVMPLSMACPIMLESWLFDLRGENPTLFVHFYRRYFWLVVAAFFNVSKIPERIQPGLFDIIGHSHQLFHIFTFLSIYDQVYYVEEGLRQFLKAPPDAPTFCGTVGYMLLLVVCLGLVIKKFLNNSEFCSKK; from the coding sequence ATGCCGCGGCGCCTGCAGCCCCGGAGCGCGGGCACAAAAGGCCCGCCTGGCATGACCGCGGCGGCTTCAGAGGCCGCCTCGCGCTCCCACCCCTCGGCCTCCGGAGACCCTGCGGCATCCGCCAAGCCGCTGCTGCGCTGGGACGAGGTGCCCGACGACTTCGTGGAGTGCTTCATCCTGTCCGGCTACCGGCGGCTGCCATGCACCGCGCAGGAGTGCCTAGCCTCGGTGCTGAAGCCTACCAACGAGACGCTCAACTTCTGGACGCACTTCATCCCGCTGCTGCTGTTTTTGAGCAAGTTCTGCCGCCTGTTCTTCCTAAGTGGCCGCGATGTGCCCTTCCACCACCCATGGCTGCTGCCGCTGTGGTGCTACGCGTCGGGCGTGCTGCTGACCTTCGCCATGAGCTGCACGGCGCATGTGTTCAGCTGCCTGTCGCTACGCCTGCGCGCCGCCTTCTTCTACCTGGACTACGCGTCCATCAGCTACTATGGCTTCGGCAGTACTGTGGCCTACTACTACTACCTGTTGCCGGGCCTGAGCTTGTTGGATGCCAGGGTGATGACCCCGTATGTGCAGCAGCGCCTGGGCTGGCACGTGGACTGCACAGGCCTCATCGCTGCCTACCGCGCCCTTGTGCTGCCTGTGGCCTTCGTACTGGCCGTGGCCTGCACCGTGGCCTGCTGCAAGAGCCGCACTGACTGGTGCTCTTACCCGTTCGCGCTGCGCACCTTTGTCTTCGTCATGCCGCTCAGCATGGCCTGCCCGATCATGCTCGAGAGTTGGCTCTTTGACCTGCGCGGCGAGAACCCCACGCTCTTTGTACACTTCTACCGCCGCTACTTCTGGCTGGTCGTGGCTGCCTTCTTCAACGTGAGCAAGATACCCGAGCGCATCCAGCCGGGCCTCTTCGACATCATTGGCCACAGCCACCAGCTCTTCCACATCTTCACTTTCCTTAGCATCTACGACCAGGTGTACTACGTGGAGGAGGGCCTGCGCCAGTTCCTCAAGGCGCCACCCGATGCGCCCACTTTCTGTGGCACTGTGGGCTACATGCTGTTGCTGGTCGTCTGTCTGGGGCTGGTCATCAAGAAGTTCCTGAACAACTCGGAATTCTGCAGTAAAAAGTGA